DNA sequence from the bacterium genome:
CGGGCATGTGGGGCACGTGGCACCTGCTGACCATGGCCGGCATCGTCGTGGTCGTGCTCGGCTATGGCCTCTACCAGCCGGCGGCCTACGCCGGCGTGCGCAAGTTCACCACCGGCGCCACCGCGGCCATGGGCTACGCCATGCTCTACGCCCTGATGAACCTGGGCGGCTGGCTGCCGAGCTTCTTCAGCGACGTGCGCCAGTCCATCGGCATCACCGGCGCCTTCTGGGTGTACACGGGCCTGACCCTGGTCGCCCTGCTGGCCACCTTCTTCATCCTGACCCGCAAGGTCGAGGAGAAGGCCGCCGCGGCGGCCGAGGCCGCGCGCGCCGAGGAGAAGAAGGCCGCCGGCCAGGCGGCAGCCGCCCCCACCGCCGCCGGCGACGTTCCCGGCGCCTCGGTCGACGTCGACGCCTCGATCCCGGCCCACATGTGGGTCACCCTGGCGGCCATCGCCGGCTGCGTGGCCTTCCTGCCGTCCCACATCGCCCAGTGGACGTGGGCCGGCCTCGGCGCCGTCTTCGTCGCCGTGGTCGCCATCCCGGGCTGGCGCACACCCACCCGGGTCTGGCTGGCCAACCATCCCCTGGCCAACTCCAAGTTCTTCTTCTTCATCTTCGCCCTGATTCCGGTGCAGACCCTCTTCACCTACAACTGGCTCATCCTGCCCCAGTACCTCGAACGCGCCTTCGAGGGCGGCGTGGTGAGCGAGCGCTTCGAGATCTTCTCGAACATGAACCCGATCCTGATCTTCTTCGCCGTGCCCATCGTCACCGCCCTGACCCAGAAGCAGAAGATCTACAACATGATGATCATCGGCACCCTGGTCATGGCGGCGCCGGCGTTCCTGCTCGCGGTCGGCACCAACCTGTACACGCTGCTCGGCTACCTGCTGGTCATGACCATCGGCGAAGCCATGTGGCAGCCCCGCTTCCTGCAGTACGCCGCCGAGATCGCCCCCGAGGGCCGCACCGGCGCCTACATGGGCGTGGCCCAGTTCCCGTGGTTCCTGACCAAGGTCGTCGTCCCGCTCTACTCGGGCATCATGCTCACGAAGTACGTGCCCGCCGAGGGCCCGCGCGATCCCCAGACCATGTGGCTG
Encoded proteins:
- a CDS encoding MFS transporter, which codes for MAQATPPQKPQSPWQEISQPFIDLWHAPRALWGINLAYFLEGWVYFGMLGYLAMYFSDLVFQGDPHADINSHHMVLVLTAGITISMFFFGGLADKWGIRRTLLIAFVFLLAGRVVISAAPLVSSAPGMWGTWHLLTMAGIVVVVLGYGLYQPAAYAGVRKFTTGATAAMGYAMLYALMNLGGWLPSFFSDVRQSIGITGAFWVYTGLTLVALLATFFILTRKVEEKAAAAAEAARAEEKKAAGQAAAAPTAAGDVPGASVDVDASIPAHMWVTLAAIAGCVAFLPSHIAQWTWAGLGAVFVAVVAIPGWRTPTRVWLANHPLANSKFFFFIFALIPVQTLFTYNWLILPQYLERAFEGGVVSERFEIFSNMNPILIFFAVPIVTALTQKQKIYNMMIIGTLVMAAPAFLLAVGTNLYTLLGYLLVMTIGEAMWQPRFLQYAAEIAPEGRTGAYMGVAQFPWFLTKVVVPLYSGIMLTKYVPAEGPRDPQTMWLYFAIIAMVSPVLLVLFRGWVGELKERSE